The genomic DNA GCTGCTCCCGACGGAAGGAACGGCGTCGGTGCTCGGCTTCGACGTCGTCGCCGAGACAGCCAAGGTGCGGCCGCTGATCGGCCTCGTGTTCGGTGGCGACCGAGGGCTGTACACCCGGCTGACGGCACGTCAGAACCTCATCTACTGGGCTGCACTGTATGGAGTGTCGGCATCGGAGACGCCCGCCGTCGTGGATCGGCTGCTCGATCGTGTGGGTCTCGCAGACCGGGCCGGCGAACGGGTGGAGACCTTCTCTCGAGGGATGAAACAGCGCCTCCATCTCGCCCGGGGACTGGTGTCGGATCCGCCGGTGTTGTTCCTCGACGAGCCGACCATCGGGCTGGACCCGATGGCGTCGCTCGAATTCCGACGCCTCGTCGTCGAGCTGCGCGATGCCGGCAAGACCGTGTTTCTGACGACTCACAACATGGCCGAGGCCGAGGCGCTGTGCGACCGGGTATCGCTCATCGACCGCGGTCGGATCGTCGCCACCGAATCCCCGACGACGCTGGGGCTGTGGATGTCTCGCTATGAATGGGTCGAAGCCCAGCACGTTCTCGACGAGGTCGTTGCCGAGATCGAGGTGCTCG from Actinomycetota bacterium includes the following:
- a CDS encoding ABC transporter ATP-binding protein, producing the protein MPAVEVQGLRRVFKVHGRASEPVVALDGIDLAVEEGTIHGLLGPNGAGKTTLVKILATVLLPTEGTASVLGFDVVAETAKVRPLIGLVFGGDRGLYTRLTARQNLIYWAALYGVSASETPAVVDRLLDRVGLADRAGERVETFSRGMKQRLHLARGLVSDPPVLFLDEPTIGLDPMASLEFRRLVVELRDAGKTVFLTTHNMAEAEALCDRVSLIDRGRIVATESPTTLGLWMSRYEWVEAQHVLDEVVAEIEVLVADVERRPDGWVRFQPDADGVGRRVLRRLVDAGVSSVRTGSPSLEDVYMKLIGDRGMEL